The region TCCCTGTCTGATTCAAATGTTTAAAAAGGCAAAAAAACGCTATGGTTTTTTCCTAGGCTATGAGATACCTACGTATCCTTTTCTTATGGAACATATTATTGCACGTCAATGGCGTAATTTAGCATCAGAGTTAATTTTTTCAAAAGCGCTTTATGTTCTTGTTGATCATTTTTTTCTCATAACAGATACGGCGAGTGAAAGTAAAATCCCGTTTAAAAACTGGACACGTATTTCGAACGGCATCAATGTTGATAGAATTCCATTACGCTCCGCTGTACGACCGATTCGTGATGGGCTGCACCTTTTGGGACTTGCGAATGTGGCTTTCTGGCACGGTTATGATCGTGTCATAAAGGGGCTATCAGACTACTATGGTGATGCGAATAATAAATTTCCAATTTTTTTTCATATAGCCGGAGAGGGACCTGTGCTTTCTTCTCTTAAAAAAATGGCGCTCGACTTTGATGTTGAAAAGCATGTTATTTTTCATGGTCCCGTTTATGGTGAGGAACTGGAAGAACTTTTTACTCGCTGTCATATTGGAGTTGCAAGTCTAGGAGGACATAGAAAAAAAATTAATGAAACTTCTGAGTTAAAAGCTCGTGAATACTGCGCTCGGGGAATGCCTTTTTTCATGAGCATGAAAGATCCTGATTTTGATGTAAATCTGGATTTTATTCATTATGTGCCGGAGGATGATTCTGCGATCAATATGAATGATATAGTGCATTTTTCTCGTTCAATGATTAAAAATAGTGATGCTGTAATCAAAGAAATGAGAGTTTATGCAGAATTGCATCTGGATTGGAAGAAAACCATGAAAAAGGTTTATTCTGTATTTACAAATCTCGAAGAAACAAAAGAAGATGTCGCTTGTAGATAATTGAATTGCCAGGGAGGGTGTTTTTATGCCAACTATCTTGCTCACCGGCGGAGCTGGTTTCATCGGCAGCAACCTCGTGAGGTATCTCGTGCGAGAGAAAGGTGTTTCGGTCGTAAATTACGACAAGCTCACCTACGCCGGAAACCTGGAGTCGCTGCGGGATATTGAAGGAAACCCCAGGTATGTCTTTATCCACGGCGACATCGGAGACCGGGAGCACCTGGGCTCGATGCTGGCGAAGTACCGCCCCGACGCCGTGATGCACCTAGCTGCGGAATCGCACGTGGATCGGTCCATCGACGGTCCCGGGGAGTTCATCTCCACCAACGTGGTCGGCACCTTCACCCTCCTGGAGGCTGTCCGGGGGTACTGGAACTCCCTGGACAAAAATGCTGCGGAGGCCTTCCGCTTTCTTCACGTTTCCACGGACGAGGTCTACGGTTCTCTCGGCGCAAGTGGCTTCTTTACCGAGACCACGCCCTACGCCCCGAACTCTCCCTATTCCGCATCCAAGGCAGCCTCGGACCATCTCGTCCGGGCGTACCATCATACGTACGGGCTTCCTGTGCTTACCACCAACTGCTCCAACAACTACGGGCCCAACCAGTTTCCCGAAAAGCTCATCCCCCTCATGATCCTCAACGCCCTCGACGGCAAGGCGCTTCCCGTCTACGGCACGGGGCGGAATGTCCGTGACTGGCTCTACGTGGAGGACCATTGCGATGCCCTATGGTCCGTCCTCAAGAAAGGACGTCCCGGGGAAGTCTACAACATCGGGGGAAACAACGAGCGGACAAACCTCCAGGTGGTCCACACCATCTGCGATCTCCTGGACGCAATGCGCCCCCGCCCTGATGGCATATTGCACAGGGAGCAGATACGGTTCGTTCAGGACAGGCCGGGCCATGACCTCCGTTACGCCATTGACGCCTCGAAGATAAAAAGAGAACTAGGATGGACTCCGAAGGAGACCTTTGAAACGGGAATGAAAAAGACCGTGGAATGGTACCTGGAAAACCTCGAATGGTGCCGCCGGGTGCAGGACGGCCGATACCAGCGGGAGCGCCTCGGTCTCTCGTTAGTAA is a window of Aminivibrio sp. DNA encoding:
- a CDS encoding glycosyltransferase, with the protein product MNLLFFAMDENSPSSGLSKKIKSQAEALGVESSSLWLIMASRKEGVFLYRFERISNQLVLEEHTPGEKKRSLWRRYEYYAKIVSAVFDRVCMEKSIEAVYCRRISMIPCLIQMFKKAKKRYGFFLGYEIPTYPFLMEHIIARQWRNLASELIFSKALYVLVDHFFLITDTASESKIPFKNWTRISNGINVDRIPLRSAVRPIRDGLHLLGLANVAFWHGYDRVIKGLSDYYGDANNKFPIFFHIAGEGPVLSSLKKMALDFDVEKHVIFHGPVYGEELEELFTRCHIGVASLGGHRKKINETSELKAREYCARGMPFFMSMKDPDFDVNLDFIHYVPEDDSAINMNDIVHFSRSMIKNSDAVIKEMRVYAELHLDWKKTMKKVYSVFTNLEETKEDVACR
- the rfbB gene encoding dTDP-glucose 4,6-dehydratase, giving the protein MPTILLTGGAGFIGSNLVRYLVREKGVSVVNYDKLTYAGNLESLRDIEGNPRYVFIHGDIGDREHLGSMLAKYRPDAVMHLAAESHVDRSIDGPGEFISTNVVGTFTLLEAVRGYWNSLDKNAAEAFRFLHVSTDEVYGSLGASGFFTETTPYAPNSPYSASKAASDHLVRAYHHTYGLPVLTTNCSNNYGPNQFPEKLIPLMILNALDGKALPVYGTGRNVRDWLYVEDHCDALWSVLKKGRPGEVYNIGGNNERTNLQVVHTICDLLDAMRPRPDGILHREQIRFVQDRPGHDLRYAIDASKIKRELGWTPKETFETGMKKTVEWYLENLEWCRRVQDGRYQRERLGLSLVNGMSEREGNIQ